One window of the Candidatus Zixiibacteriota bacterium genome contains the following:
- a CDS encoding hypothetical protein (Evidence 5 : Unknown function), translated as MYPKVIDKTFMLEQVCPKCLVAPTFTSHFIRIKIQPFADNGDPALTKKIHGLGTSLEKWQKSTVEESRIKESPQRTIDNRYAGNIKHPLDLLTGEEAGLKDSNDNIHVTWLKYHLPNALVAGETRLTLSFSLDCHRDTSSAASDGGFPADFEVP; from the coding sequence TTGTATCCGAAAGTCATTGATAAGACGTTCATGCTGGAACAGGTCTGTCCGAAGTGCCTGGTCGCGCCGACGTTTACGAGCCACTTCATCAGGATCAAGATTCAACCGTTCGCTGACAATGGGGATCCCGCGCTGACCAAGAAAATACATGGCTTGGGAACTTCCCTGGAGAAGTGGCAGAAATCGACGGTCGAGGAATCCCGCATCAAAGAGTCTCCGCAGCGTACGATTGACAACCGTTACGCAGGAAACATCAAACATCCCCTGGATCTGCTCACGGGTGAGGAAGCGGGATTGAAAGACAGCAACGATAATATCCATGTCACGTGGTTGAAGTATCACCTGCCTAACGCGCTTGTGGCGGGTGAAACGAGATTGACGCTGTCCTTTTCTCTTGATTGTCATCGTGACACCTCGTCAGCAGCGTCTGACGGCGGTTTTCCCGCCGACTTTGAAGTACCGTAG
- a CDS encoding putative Crossover junction endodeoxyribonuclease RuvC (Evidence 3 : Putative function from multiple computational evidences), protein MKTNHVTGSNSTTTNTRDRKAPIALVAIDPGIANLGLATFEGRKLTDYTVKTIPQRPLVRSRLLLLQEILERYLDEKHPSKIALEKTNFSSSTHNGLLVLVYYKILAIARHKRIEVSEYSPITVRKAVCGNGHATKRDVMKILVSRYPELRVFSGSDRRYKERHFYNLFDAVAVGLAHLKRRS, encoded by the coding sequence ATGAAAACCAATCACGTCACGGGATCAAACTCAACTACGACTAATACTCGAGATCGAAAAGCTCCTATTGCGTTAGTTGCAATAGACCCAGGCATTGCCAATCTTGGCTTAGCGACCTTTGAAGGGCGAAAGTTAACTGACTACACGGTCAAAACAATTCCTCAAAGACCCCTTGTAAGGAGCCGGCTCCTTCTACTACAGGAGATATTGGAGCGTTATCTTGATGAGAAACATCCCTCGAAGATCGCTCTCGAAAAAACGAACTTCTCTTCATCTACGCATAACGGTCTTTTGGTGCTGGTTTACTACAAGATTCTTGCCATTGCCCGGCACAAGCGAATAGAAGTCAGCGAGTATAGCCCGATCACTGTGCGTAAGGCAGTTTGTGGCAATGGACACGCCACGAAACGAGACGTCATGAAGATCCTTGTTAGTCGGTATCCGGAACTACGTGTCTTTTCGGGGTCTGATCGCCGATATAAGGAACGCCATTTTTATAATCTATTCGATGCAGTGGCTGTGGGTTTGGCCCATCTGAAGCGAAGAAGTTAA
- a CDS encoding hypothetical protein (Evidence 5 : Unknown function): MPSKVVRKRAAELFNEALRAQSQWDFRKSRQLSAKAYRVAFIAADYDMCIKCLILESNCSWYLGDFVVYDRSIGQAVTLSEQYAVTPHSYMIAHLRKCAYLREQMHFKEAISYANKALRLARKEQDSEIEYYALLALARIHEENYNHEYSLVYCRTAKDVAAKMNRPTVTAEVQYQTAKVLVGQKRFSDALDLLASAEQQLNIHKNPELISDMRYLASCIYGEVGDRGKVEDTFKDLFFIRSSFRESDHFAAEIEGRNRVPDVVARQPNSVSQLESIRLNLEQSGLQDHFPLVYVFLGGSFLLAKNYVRATESYWNAAELLCKLLPDNHIKFFFVLRQLCTCLQMTDNDKSAVQLGSLGTKGEKLFEKTGSVEDVITEKRRAYIHGLPANLHAIRYYLSRYFKWNKITIDFETGEIRKNKRVVKRKIRQKLVPVKLTSRQIRVLRKLAERMPMPVTFDEIVEAADGCSPAAGVPTRDRAKYYRDEICERVGVNFIVSSWGTGFHIPKETAS; this comes from the coding sequence ATGCCATCCAAGGTTGTGAGAAAACGAGCTGCCGAGCTTTTTAACGAAGCATTGAGGGCACAGAGTCAATGGGACTTCAGAAAAAGCAGGCAGTTGAGTGCCAAAGCGTACAGAGTCGCCTTCATTGCGGCCGACTATGACATGTGTATTAAATGCTTAATTCTTGAATCCAATTGTAGTTGGTACCTCGGTGACTTTGTGGTCTACGATAGGTCAATTGGCCAAGCAGTTACACTCAGTGAACAATATGCAGTGACCCCGCATTCGTACATGATTGCCCACCTCCGAAAGTGCGCTTATCTCCGAGAGCAAATGCACTTTAAAGAAGCAATTTCTTACGCGAACAAAGCACTCCGATTAGCAAGAAAAGAGCAGGATAGTGAGATCGAATACTATGCATTGCTCGCGCTCGCTAGGATCCATGAGGAAAACTATAACCACGAATACAGTCTCGTTTACTGTCGTACTGCAAAGGATGTTGCTGCGAAAATGAACAGGCCAACTGTAACGGCAGAAGTGCAATATCAGACGGCGAAAGTACTTGTGGGGCAGAAGCGATTCTCTGATGCACTTGACCTACTCGCAAGTGCCGAGCAACAACTGAATATACACAAAAACCCAGAGCTCATTTCCGACATGCGGTATCTGGCATCTTGTATTTATGGTGAGGTTGGGGACAGAGGCAAAGTAGAAGACACATTTAAGGATTTGTTTTTCATAAGGTCCTCTTTCAGGGAATCAGATCACTTTGCCGCAGAGATCGAGGGTCGCAACCGTGTACCAGATGTGGTAGCACGTCAACCTAATTCTGTATCGCAGCTTGAGTCCATAAGACTTAACTTGGAACAAAGTGGCCTTCAAGATCATTTTCCCCTTGTGTATGTGTTTTTGGGAGGTTCCTTCCTGCTAGCAAAGAACTATGTGAGAGCGACGGAGAGCTATTGGAACGCCGCGGAGTTGCTGTGCAAGCTCCTCCCGGACAATCACATCAAGTTCTTCTTTGTCCTCCGGCAGCTTTGTACCTGTCTACAAATGACAGATAACGACAAAAGTGCGGTCCAATTGGGATCACTTGGGACAAAGGGTGAAAAGCTCTTTGAGAAAACAGGATCCGTAGAAGATGTCATTACCGAGAAGCGGCGAGCGTACATTCATGGGCTTCCAGCAAATCTGCATGCCATTCGTTACTATTTGAGTCGGTACTTCAAGTGGAACAAAATCACAATTGACTTTGAAACGGGCGAAATTAGGAAGAACAAAAGGGTGGTGAAAAGGAAAATCCGCCAAAAACTAGTCCCTGTTAAGTTGACCAGCCGACAGATAAGAGTCCTCAGGAAGCTTGCAGAACGAATGCCAATGCCTGTAACATTTGATGAGATTGTCGAGGCGGCGGACGGATGCTCGCCGGCCGCAGGTGTTCCTACACGTGATCGCGCGAAATACTATCGAGACGAAATATGCGAGCGAGTAGGAGTCAATTTCATTGTATCTTCTTGGGGAACTGGCTTTCATATTCCAAAGGAAACCGCCTCCTAA
- a CDS encoding exported hypothetical protein (Evidence 5 : Unknown function) produces MIRRIIAISFGLILGVSSPIPSQSDNYHATDVYSSHITESSFKIEPSPDKLPSAYRVTSATSQSPGALNRTCDNTLAWRCTIGIRKPTKNESQACGTFLERQFLNVLQPITDLIGRTLHQRGRPPTEQSISIGYSRNAFHPTEVIEELLSISHLTKGIYVCGKSGMGKTTFIRLLTTQFMRAGLGFIVIDPHGDLSQAILNVICQTCRTEEEFDFVCERLILLELFHPTLVPRINLLHSNRPEQAYVEAIEMLAIFKRIFSDVAWGARMEETLRNVLLTLSLSGHPLIDAPRLLTDSAFQDEIVNSLSDPDLLFYWKSRFAGFSDRMKPMITEPVSNKLSVLTEGPLMRHLAAQTESLIDFRRLLDNRNWVIINLSKGLLGQHSKLLGSIFTAKIKSSAMSRADIPEADRIVSPLLIDEFQNFSGDNYEEILSEARKYRLALLLAHQNLDQIKRSMRAAIFGNVGTMLLFRLGHRDISEFAQEFNSTNQPLVRQALASLQIGEMVKREDDGSFCRIQVPRPNELVVNGAVEERLRQACYAKYYRPRAEIDAELIKARSASARPSVVIYGTSKSAGKPPSDAADEVSR; encoded by the coding sequence ATGATAAGAAGGATTATTGCCATTTCGTTTGGTCTGATTCTGGGCGTAAGCAGCCCTATCCCATCACAATCGGACAACTATCATGCTACGGACGTCTATTCGAGCCACATTACAGAATCCAGTTTCAAGATAGAACCGTCGCCCGATAAGCTCCCGTCAGCTTACCGAGTGACATCAGCAACAAGCCAGTCGCCGGGTGCGCTGAATCGGACATGCGACAATACTCTAGCATGGAGGTGCACTATAGGTATCAGAAAACCAACTAAGAACGAGAGTCAAGCATGTGGAACTTTCCTAGAACGCCAGTTCCTCAACGTCCTTCAACCCATTACTGATCTAATTGGTAGGACATTACACCAGCGCGGTCGGCCTCCGACAGAGCAGTCTATCAGTATAGGCTACTCACGCAATGCCTTTCATCCAACCGAGGTGATCGAAGAACTCTTATCGATATCACACCTAACTAAGGGCATTTATGTCTGCGGTAAGTCCGGCATGGGCAAGACAACGTTCATTCGACTACTGACAACTCAATTTATGAGGGCTGGTTTAGGATTCATAGTCATTGATCCACATGGCGACCTCTCACAGGCAATTTTGAATGTCATTTGCCAAACATGCAGGACTGAAGAGGAATTCGACTTCGTATGTGAACGCCTGATACTGCTTGAGCTATTCCATCCAACTTTAGTGCCTCGCATCAACTTGCTTCACTCTAATCGCCCCGAGCAGGCTTACGTTGAGGCCATTGAAATGTTGGCGATCTTTAAGAGAATCTTTAGTGATGTGGCATGGGGAGCACGAATGGAGGAAACCTTACGAAACGTGCTCTTGACCCTCTCCCTGAGTGGCCACCCCCTTATCGACGCTCCCCGGCTACTTACTGATTCAGCATTTCAAGATGAAATCGTCAACTCACTCAGCGATCCCGACCTGCTCTTCTATTGGAAATCTCGCTTTGCGGGATTTTCTGATAGGATGAAGCCGATGATAACAGAGCCTGTCTCGAATAAGCTATCGGTACTGACAGAGGGTCCGTTGATGCGCCATCTGGCGGCTCAAACAGAGTCACTCATCGACTTCCGCCGCCTGCTTGATAACCGCAACTGGGTAATTATTAACCTCAGCAAAGGACTACTCGGTCAACATTCCAAGCTGCTGGGATCGATATTCACTGCCAAAATCAAATCTTCGGCAATGTCTCGAGCAGATATCCCGGAAGCTGACCGTATTGTATCACCACTCCTCATTGACGAATTTCAGAACTTCTCTGGTGATAACTACGAGGAGATACTTTCAGAGGCACGTAAGTATCGCTTGGCGCTTCTTTTAGCTCATCAGAACCTCGACCAGATCAAGCGGTCCATGCGTGCTGCTATCTTTGGTAATGTCGGGACAATGCTGTTGTTCAGACTTGGTCACCGTGATATCAGCGAGTTTGCGCAGGAATTCAACTCGACGAATCAACCGTTGGTGAGACAGGCGCTTGCCAGCCTACAGATCGGAGAGATGGTCAAACGTGAGGATGATGGTAGTTTCTGCAGAATTCAGGTGCCGCGACCTAACGAGTTGGTGGTTAATGGTGCGGTTGAGGAACGGCTTCGACAGGCTTGCTACGCCAAATACTACCGGCCACGCGCTGAGATCGATGCCGAGCTAATCAAGGCACGCAGCGCTTCAGCGCGACCGTCTGTGGTCATCTACGGTACTTCAAAGTCGGCGGGAAAACCGCCGTCAGACGCTGCTGACGAGGTGTCACGATGA
- a CDS encoding hypothetical protein (Evidence 5 : Unknown function), giving the protein MLRMSYSIFPHMRNENGQFVGFSSPRYTQVPDELFDELLSELSGSEVKVLLYVVRRTFGFKRDSDHISLSQMTNGIQKKDGSILDKGTGLDKKTVIRAVRALVSKGILVHTRKSSPENGNESSEYALNIVNTPWWNNTTRPLVEESPQALVEKDHTQDTDQQKTSITFSNTVNKPIRRVPVDKSTRDKREYMARQILEQCRDKRSLAFYRKIVRLLPERAIHEALSQVKEAEQLGRIRERPGAMFTDLIKRKAKELGIDFTKDDGANEMRAEQESRPAELSAPSEIMMVGRYGRR; this is encoded by the coding sequence ATGCTAAGGATGTCTTATAGTATATTTCCTCATATGAGAAACGAAAACGGCCAGTTTGTTGGCTTTTCCAGCCCAAGATATACACAGGTTCCCGATGAGTTGTTCGATGAGCTACTCTCGGAGCTTTCTGGATCTGAAGTAAAGGTCTTGCTATATGTAGTAAGGCGCACGTTTGGATTTAAGCGTGATTCTGATCACATCAGCCTCTCACAGATGACAAACGGCATCCAGAAGAAGGATGGTAGTATTCTTGATAAAGGCACTGGTTTGGACAAGAAGACTGTTATTAGAGCCGTAAGAGCGCTTGTTTCCAAGGGAATCTTGGTTCACACAAGGAAATCCTCTCCGGAAAATGGTAATGAATCGTCGGAATATGCCCTGAACATTGTTAATACCCCCTGGTGGAACAATACTACAAGGCCTCTTGTAGAAGAAAGTCCACAAGCCCTGGTAGAAAAAGACCACACACAAGATACAGATCAACAAAAGACATCTATAACGTTTAGTAACACCGTTAATAAACCCATTAGAAGAGTACCTGTGGATAAGTCTACCCGTGACAAGCGTGAATACATGGCACGACAGATTCTGGAACAATGCAGAGACAAGAGATCATTGGCATTCTACCGCAAGATAGTGAGGTTGCTACCTGAGCGAGCAATACATGAAGCCCTTAGTCAAGTGAAGGAAGCCGAGCAGCTCGGCCGCATCCGCGAGCGTCCTGGCGCAATGTTCACAGATTTGATCAAGCGCAAAGCAAAGGAGTTGGGGATAGACTTCACTAAGGACGACGGTGCCAACGAAATGAGGGCGGAGCAGGAATCCAGACCGGCGGAGTTATCAGCACCATCTGAAATAATGATGGTTGGGCGTTATGGCAGAAGATGA
- a CDS encoding hypothetical protein (Evidence 5 : Unknown function), which produces MIAEHLLTGATRVMVSAISGQTETAVIEENKQPLSKEIIVMRTTLTIQTISSLADFVEWVRSACHASYEETNSQPRKKDKINLNAVPEAAASIAADEFVQKLPPEYTKRTTKPNPLLSTGRKIDLRKPVPAEIVLSTLKRMKTLIVGDEPDNEASGFNTCKRALSTPSSTRLEVQ; this is translated from the coding sequence ATGATTGCTGAACATCTTCTAACAGGAGCTACCAGAGTCATGGTTTCGGCTATCTCCGGACAAACGGAGACAGCCGTCATAGAAGAAAACAAACAACCTCTATCAAAGGAGATTATAGTCATGAGAACCACACTAACAATTCAGACTATTAGTAGTCTTGCAGATTTCGTGGAATGGGTGCGGTCTGCTTGCCACGCCTCCTACGAAGAAACGAATTCGCAACCGCGCAAGAAGGACAAGATCAACCTCAACGCAGTGCCTGAGGCAGCCGCCTCAATAGCCGCTGATGAATTTGTCCAAAAACTGCCCCCGGAGTATACAAAGCGGACAACCAAACCCAACCCCCTTCTGTCCACTGGCAGGAAGATTGACCTGCGAAAACCTGTTCCGGCAGAAATCGTCCTCAGTACGTTGAAACGAATGAAAACTCTTATTGTAGGCGATGAACCCGATAATGAAGCCTCTGGCTTCAATACCTG
- a CDS encoding hypothetical protein (Evidence 5 : Unknown function) — MRLCFHCLRWRAGDSPRCPYCGLGRSALCSAGHENPPDANVCGTCGRGDLSPAAPPPRSLRVLRVVFKLTLWLIIIIFGFSLIQGMTQAVRGGMATPFILAIAFLLVALNVCSRVLGFKIGKAIVRLIWKLFSRKH; from the coding sequence ATGAGACTTTGCTTCCATTGCCTACGGTGGAGAGCCGGTGATAGCCCCAGATGCCCATATTGTGGATTGGGGCGGTCCGCACTATGCTCGGCTGGCCATGAAAATCCGCCAGATGCCAATGTGTGCGGTACTTGCGGTCGTGGAGATCTGTCACCGGCAGCTCCACCGCCTCGTTCCCTTCGTGTTCTTCGAGTCGTCTTCAAATTGACCCTCTGGCTGATAATTATCATTTTTGGATTCAGCCTTATTCAAGGGATGACTCAAGCTGTACGTGGGGGAATGGCAACTCCGTTTATCTTGGCCATCGCATTCCTGCTTGTAGCCCTGAACGTCTGCTCGAGAGTACTCGGATTCAAAATCGGCAAAGCCATAGTGAGACTAATATGGAAACTGTTTTCCAGAAAACACTAA
- a CDS encoding hypothetical protein (Evidence 5 : Unknown function), producing the protein MIRRVEFLRKLADITVTKSEQQHCPDITKDSSTHGPLDLVEVLMS; encoded by the coding sequence TTGATTCGTCGAGTTGAATTCCTGCGCAAACTCGCTGATATCACGGTGACCAAGTCTGAACAACAGCATTGTCCCGACATTACCAAAGATAGCAGCACGCATGGACCGCTTGATCTGGTCGAGGTTCTGATGAGCTAA